Proteins found in one Gemmatimonadota bacterium genomic segment:
- a CDS encoding penicillin-binding transpeptidase domain-containing protein produces MNNRLRIIAFFGMGFALLLAFRLVSLQVWSVETYADQARSQHVKKRVLLAERGRIFDRRGRVLATSLESQSFFLNQISDRDSLRALAVRFSQQSGHDEASLLEKVDRSRSFVWLARQVIDAPTGLPEGIGRIVEMRRNYPMGTLASQVLGYTDTDGQGIEGIERAFDPILRGEPGELSARVDARGQMLSTLGAVRRMPKNGDDITLTIDADYQAIAEEELLKGMQKFNAKSGIAIVMDPHTGEILALANAPFYDPNDFSKSELWIRRNRAATDQFEPGSTFKVVAFAAALEAGLVKPEDKIFCENGRMRIAGGKILRDSHPSGWLTVREVMEESSNIGTAKIARKVEKGPLYRQMRLFGFGAKTGVDLPGEVGGQLRHPDKWSARSLETLSIGQEIAVTALQVAAAYSAIANGGRLMKPRIFFKASRNDSTTAEGSPRPIRRVISPETARTLTSFLEGVVSHGTGKNARIDGFRVAGKTGTAQQVKEGQPGYDPDRYIPSFVGFLPVERPELLCLVAIDSPQKIHWASLVAAPVFKRIVQRVLSLRQAPLRHSAPLLEEQPPPPPRADIHLVGLSRKAATDALKRLGMTYQIAGEGDRVVGQHIDIEENNVSLFLASATEDKGSDSLYMPDVRGAPVRQAVAQLTQLGFQIKISGSGRVIAQSPEPGVAVKPGTVCTVECKRES; encoded by the coding sequence ATGAATAACCGCTTAAGAATAATCGCGTTTTTCGGTATGGGATTCGCACTACTTTTGGCGTTTCGGTTGGTTTCTCTACAAGTCTGGTCGGTAGAGACATACGCAGACCAGGCGCGCAGTCAGCATGTCAAGAAGCGGGTTTTACTGGCAGAAAGAGGACGCATTTTTGACCGACGCGGCCGGGTGCTGGCGACAAGCCTCGAATCCCAATCGTTCTTTCTCAATCAAATATCCGATAGAGACAGCCTGCGTGCGCTCGCCGTTCGGTTTTCTCAACAATCCGGACATGATGAGGCATCTCTCCTTGAAAAGGTAGATCGCTCGCGCTCCTTCGTGTGGCTGGCTCGTCAGGTCATCGATGCACCTACCGGATTGCCAGAAGGCATCGGGCGCATTGTCGAGATGAGGCGCAATTATCCCATGGGGACTCTGGCGAGTCAGGTATTGGGATATACCGATACCGATGGACAGGGAATCGAAGGAATTGAGCGCGCGTTTGATCCAATCTTAAGAGGCGAACCAGGTGAGTTATCCGCACGCGTTGATGCGCGAGGGCAAATGCTCAGCACACTCGGCGCAGTTCGGCGGATGCCGAAAAATGGCGATGATATCACCCTTACCATCGATGCTGACTATCAAGCTATTGCAGAAGAAGAGTTGCTAAAAGGCATGCAGAAATTCAATGCCAAAAGCGGCATTGCCATTGTAATGGACCCTCATACGGGCGAAATCTTAGCACTGGCAAATGCGCCCTTTTACGATCCAAATGATTTTTCAAAATCAGAACTCTGGATACGGCGCAATCGGGCAGCTACTGATCAGTTCGAGCCGGGTTCAACCTTTAAGGTTGTGGCATTTGCCGCCGCGCTTGAAGCCGGTTTGGTTAAGCCAGAAGATAAGATCTTCTGTGAAAATGGCAGAATGCGTATCGCTGGTGGCAAAATACTTCGAGACTCACATCCCAGCGGCTGGCTGACCGTGCGAGAAGTAATGGAAGAATCGAGTAATATTGGCACGGCTAAAATTGCACGTAAAGTGGAAAAAGGTCCCCTGTACCGCCAGATGCGCTTGTTTGGCTTTGGCGCCAAAACAGGTGTGGACTTACCGGGCGAAGTCGGCGGTCAACTTCGCCATCCAGATAAATGGTCGGCACGATCATTGGAAACCCTTTCCATAGGACAAGAGATCGCCGTGACAGCCCTTCAAGTCGCCGCTGCTTATAGCGCGATTGCCAATGGGGGACGCTTGATGAAGCCGCGTATTTTTTTTAAAGCTTCTCGCAACGATTCCACAACAGCTGAAGGATCGCCCAGACCAATTCGACGGGTAATATCGCCAGAAACAGCCCGCACTCTTACCAGTTTTCTCGAAGGCGTTGTCAGTCACGGTACCGGTAAAAATGCACGCATAGACGGTTTCCGTGTTGCAGGAAAAACTGGAACAGCGCAACAGGTAAAAGAGGGACAGCCCGGATACGATCCCGATCGCTACATTCCGTCTTTTGTGGGATTCTTGCCCGTTGAACGCCCCGAGTTGCTGTGTCTGGTAGCCATAGATAGCCCCCAAAAGATCCACTGGGCAAGTCTGGTGGCCGCGCCTGTTTTTAAACGTATTGTACAGCGAGTTTTGAGTCTGCGGCAAGCGCCTCTACGCCACAGTGCACCCCTGCTCGAAGAACAGCCGCCGCCACCTCCACGCGCCGATATTCATCTGGTGGGCCTTTCGCGGAAAGCTGCAACAGATGCCCTGAAACGTCTGGGAATGACCTATCAAATTGCGGGTGAGGGAGACCGCGTTGTTGGACAGCATATCGACATCGAAGAAAATAATGTCTCGTTGTTTTTGGCTTCTGCCACAGAGGACAAAGGTTCAGACTCGCTTTACATGCCCGATGTGCGCGGAGCACCTGTGCGGCAGGCGGTCGCCCAATTGACACAATTGGGATTCCAGATCAAAATTTCGGGTAGTGGACGGGTGATTGCACAATCACCCGAACCGGGTGTAGCCGTAAAACCGGGAACTGTATGCACGGTCGAATGCAAACGAGAAAGTTGA
- a CDS encoding UDP-N-acetylmuramoyl-L-alanyl-D-glutamate--2,6-diaminopimelate ligase: MRLRELLSDVPDVVRMRGNNPNIGGIATHSGRVKEGDVFVALSSDGNFPDRHPFISQAVRAGARAVVAERDVDVGNTVFVQTTNTHRALAHIAHRFYNRPSEQLKMIGVTGTNGKTSTVYLIRAVLEMAGLAPGLIGTIEHDLGTTRETSHNSTPQAHDLHRMFRAMVNAGCRSAAMEVTSHGLAQNRVLGIDYEVGVFTNLTRDHLDYHDTPEAYLAAKARLFDNLRSDAYAVVNTDDAASKILIKKCSAHLLSYGRSENARVRILEGSTSQGGTRLCLQTPHGQMDLELALRGDFQLYNATAAVTAGLALKIEPDIIADALREIRIPGRFEGIDCGQNFGVFVDYAHAPDGLKNVLQTARAFARGQLICVFGCGGDRDKGKRPVMGGLSARLADLSVVTSDNPRTEDPDAIIADILPGLGDAPHIVEPNRRRAIEKAIAKARPGDLVLIAGKGHENYQEVNGIKTPFDDREVAREILTCKVG; this comes from the coding sequence ATGCGCCTGCGAGAACTGCTATCCGACGTGCCAGATGTCGTGAGGATGCGCGGAAATAATCCCAATATTGGGGGTATTGCAACCCATTCGGGACGCGTCAAAGAAGGCGATGTATTTGTCGCGCTCAGTAGCGATGGCAACTTTCCAGATCGACATCCTTTTATTTCTCAGGCTGTTCGGGCAGGTGCTCGGGCCGTTGTTGCCGAACGCGATGTCGATGTAGGGAATACGGTTTTTGTTCAAACGACCAACACGCATCGCGCACTTGCACATATTGCCCATCGTTTTTACAACAGACCGAGCGAACAGTTGAAAATGATCGGTGTTACGGGCACCAATGGCAAAACATCGACCGTTTATCTCATCCGCGCGGTGCTCGAAATGGCTGGTCTCGCACCGGGCTTGATTGGAACCATTGAACACGACCTCGGCACAACACGCGAAACATCGCATAATTCTACGCCACAGGCACACGACTTACACCGCATGTTTCGCGCAATGGTCAATGCGGGATGCCGGTCAGCCGCGATGGAAGTAACATCACACGGACTGGCGCAAAACCGCGTGTTGGGCATTGATTATGAAGTTGGGGTATTTACTAACCTCACGCGCGATCATCTGGATTATCACGACACGCCTGAAGCCTATTTGGCTGCCAAGGCACGGCTCTTTGACAATCTCAGATCGGATGCTTATGCAGTCGTCAATACAGACGACGCGGCATCAAAAATATTGATAAAAAAATGTTCGGCACATTTGTTGAGCTATGGTCGCTCAGAAAATGCGAGAGTGCGCATTTTAGAGGGCAGCACATCGCAGGGCGGTACGCGACTTTGTTTGCAAACGCCGCACGGACAGATGGACCTGGAACTGGCACTTCGGGGCGATTTTCAGTTGTACAATGCAACTGCGGCAGTCACTGCTGGCCTCGCATTGAAAATCGAACCCGACATCATCGCAGATGCTTTGCGCGAAATTCGGATTCCGGGTCGTTTTGAAGGCATTGATTGTGGACAAAATTTTGGGGTATTTGTCGATTATGCACACGCGCCAGATGGACTTAAAAATGTGCTGCAAACGGCGCGTGCATTTGCCCGTGGACAATTGATTTGTGTATTTGGGTGCGGCGGGGATCGCGATAAGGGGAAGCGACCTGTGATGGGCGGTCTATCTGCACGGTTGGCCGATCTGTCTGTGGTGACATCAGACAATCCCCGCACCGAAGACCCCGATGCCATTATTGCCGATATTTTGCCCGGTCTGGGCGATGCCCCACACATCGTTGAACCCAATCGCCGACGGGCAATTGAAAAGGCCATTGCAAAAGCGCGACCAGGTGACCTCGTGCTCATTGCGGGCAAGGGACATGAAAATTACCAGGAAGTCAATGGGATTAAAACCCCTTTTGACGATCGTGAAGTTGCACGGGAAATACTCACGTGCAAAGTGGGGTGA
- a CDS encoding UDP-N-acetylmuramoyl-tripeptide--D-alanyl-D-alanine ligase — MEGLTLSDVIDATRGHWIGRDDPFSIVPTGVSIDTRTLKPGEIFFALPGEKVDGHQFLDAAFDRGACAAVVTRSGARESRQALIAVDAPDLALGDLARFYRRRFDIPVIGITGSSGKTTTKDMVAAVLSTRYRVLATRGNLNNRLGVPLTLFKLSAHCDVAVIEMGISERGGMRYLCEIAQPTIGMITNIGPAHIEFFGSVEGVAKAKGELLEYLDESSMTILNLDDLFLSKERAKVKGRLLGIGIEQICQFRGEGLKLDQKGFGHFSLQGHSFHLSIPGKHNVYNALMAATAGWALDVPLQDAAKALENFTLTELRSQVLEHNGIRMINDTYNANPSSMRAALETLSQIEVAGRRIAVVGDMRELGAMTYDAHRELGREAGNRQIDALFALGDLAPVVVEGGREAGIDQAWAYADRDALTGALQAYLKPGDLMLIKGSRGIAMERVVTALGFEM, encoded by the coding sequence ATGGAAGGATTAACACTATCAGATGTAATTGACGCGACCCGGGGGCACTGGATCGGACGGGATGATCCCTTCTCTATTGTACCAACAGGGGTCAGTATTGATACGCGGACACTCAAACCGGGTGAAATTTTCTTTGCATTGCCCGGCGAAAAGGTCGATGGTCACCAGTTTTTGGACGCTGCATTTGACAGGGGAGCCTGTGCTGCAGTGGTCACCCGGTCTGGAGCGCGAGAATCGCGGCAAGCACTGATCGCTGTCGATGCACCCGATTTAGCTCTGGGCGATCTGGCGAGGTTTTATCGCAGGCGTTTCGACATTCCCGTTATTGGCATTACGGGTAGCAGTGGCAAAACCACGACAAAAGATATGGTCGCTGCTGTTTTGAGCACGCGGTATCGGGTTTTGGCAACACGGGGAAATCTCAATAACAGACTGGGCGTGCCGCTCACCTTATTCAAATTGTCGGCCCATTGCGATGTCGCAGTTATTGAAATGGGCATTAGCGAACGCGGCGGTATGCGCTATCTGTGCGAAATTGCGCAACCGACCATCGGCATGATAACCAATATCGGACCAGCACATATCGAGTTTTTCGGCTCTGTAGAGGGTGTGGCAAAAGCCAAAGGGGAACTTCTGGAATATCTAGACGAGTCTTCTATGACTATCTTGAATCTCGATGACCTGTTTTTGTCCAAGGAGAGAGCAAAAGTTAAGGGGAGACTCCTGGGCATTGGCATCGAACAGATATGTCAGTTTCGTGGGGAGGGACTCAAACTGGATCAGAAGGGCTTTGGTCATTTCTCTCTACAGGGCCATTCGTTTCACCTGTCAATTCCAGGCAAGCACAATGTGTATAACGCGCTGATGGCCGCAACAGCGGGATGGGCTCTCGATGTGCCCCTACAAGATGCGGCAAAAGCACTTGAAAATTTTACGCTGACCGAACTGAGAAGTCAGGTACTGGAACACAATGGAATTCGCATGATCAACGACACGTACAACGCCAACCCCTCGTCGATGCGGGCAGCCCTTGAGACCCTATCGCAAATTGAGGTGGCTGGTCGGCGGATTGCAGTAGTAGGCGATATGCGCGAATTAGGAGCAATGACCTACGACGCACATCGGGAATTGGGACGCGAAGCTGGCAATCGGCAAATTGACGCACTTTTCGCGCTGGGCGATCTGGCACCAGTGGTCGTTGAAGGGGGACGCGAGGCAGGCATAGACCAGGCGTGGGCTTATGCAGACCGGGATGCGTTAACCGGGGCATTGCAGGCTTATTTGAAACCCGGAGACTTGATGCTCATCAAGGGATCGCGCGGCATTGCAATGGAAAGAGTAGTTACAGCACTGGGGTTTGAAATGTGA
- the ftsW gene encoding putative lipid II flippase FtsW: MTLTNEQRYDRTWILLLLIVVMLVGFGTVVMYSASSGLAQLRFDDGNFFLNRWAIRMAISLVVMVLLIHIDYRVWRKQARLMLAIAFAFLLVVLILKLFGIGKVRGAYRWIPLPGGQFQPADMMRVVLVLYLADSLTRRQDVIDNFKSGFLPHVVVIGTAMVMILIQPDLGTAMAIGVTCALMLYLGGVRLRHLMATFAGLLPVLYVIVFVFGYRRERVMTFIFPSDDVQNTGYHLAQSLLALGSGGFWGTGLGQGQQKYFFLPEPHTDFVFSIVGEELGLWGTMLVLILFLIFGRCGFRIARIAPDTFGFLFASGITISILIYALINMGVATGLLPVTGLPLPFISYGGSSLMFTLSATGVLIGIGRTSTRHRTRHSPATSQTVPRHAMYKQHHLIIPRR; this comes from the coding sequence ATGACACTGACAAACGAACAAAGATATGATCGAACCTGGATTTTGTTGCTGCTCATTGTGGTTATGTTGGTGGGCTTTGGCACGGTAGTGATGTATAGTGCCAGTTCTGGATTGGCGCAACTGCGATTTGACGATGGCAATTTTTTTCTCAACCGCTGGGCCATTCGCATGGCCATCAGTTTGGTTGTGATGGTTCTGCTGATTCACATAGATTATCGCGTCTGGCGCAAACAGGCGCGTTTGATGCTGGCGATAGCTTTTGCTTTTTTGCTCGTGGTCCTCATCCTCAAGCTATTTGGCATTGGCAAGGTGCGAGGTGCATATCGCTGGATACCATTGCCAGGTGGGCAATTTCAACCCGCCGACATGATGCGCGTAGTTCTGGTGCTTTACCTGGCCGATTCCCTGACGCGCCGCCAGGATGTAATTGACAATTTCAAATCGGGCTTTTTACCCCATGTCGTGGTAATCGGCACGGCAATGGTGATGATTTTGATACAACCCGATTTGGGCACGGCGATGGCAATTGGCGTGACCTGTGCATTGATGCTCTATCTGGGCGGTGTGCGATTGCGACACCTCATGGCGACGTTTGCAGGTCTTTTGCCTGTTCTGTATGTGATTGTTTTTGTTTTTGGATATCGCCGCGAGCGCGTGATGACGTTTATATTTCCCAGCGATGATGTGCAAAATACGGGCTATCATCTCGCGCAATCCCTTCTCGCCCTGGGCAGTGGTGGATTTTGGGGCACGGGCCTGGGACAGGGGCAGCAAAAATATTTCTTTCTGCCCGAGCCCCATACTGATTTTGTATTTAGCATTGTGGGCGAAGAGCTCGGTTTGTGGGGCACCATGCTCGTTTTAATTTTATTTTTAATATTTGGGAGGTGCGGATTTCGCATTGCCCGCATAGCTCCCGACACCTTTGGATTTCTATTCGCTTCTGGCATTACGATTTCGATTCTGATTTATGCTCTGATCAACATGGGTGTGGCTACCGGGTTGCTGCCTGTCACGGGACTTCCCCTTCCCTTTATCAGCTACGGTGGTTCATCCTTGATGTTTACACTCTCCGCGACAGGTGTGCTCATTGGCATTGGACGGACGAGTACTCGACATAGAACCCGTCACTCACCTGCTACATCGCAAACCGTTCCCCGGCACGCGATGTATAAACAACATCACCTCATCATTCCCCGACGTTGA
- the murC gene encoding UDP-N-acetylmuramate--L-alanine ligase: MVSFDAGTRVHFIGIGGISMSALAELLAARGCLISGSDRQDSPLIRRLEQLGISVRIGHARDAIAGADCVVYTSATDSENPERKAAREKGIPLLRRAELLGQLVNPHPAICVAGTHGKTTTTAMITTMLIAAGYDPTALVGGVISGWETALHIGNGALWVVEADEYDRSFLTLRPKIAVVTALEADHLDCYEDMNDIRATFEQFINTLPSDGCAVLCADSPEIRLLNLDRQYKKMTFGLTDGDLRATSIEQDGFGMAFDVFEKNTRLGRTRLQVPGKHNVTNALSALGVGVYVGLNWEEICGGIEAFRGVHRRFEMLGKARGIAVIDDYAHHPTEIAATLQAARAGWRGRLVVAFQPHLYTRTRDFAPDFARVLQRADRVWITDIYPAREEPIAGVDGKWLADQISGANYAPALNDLKAALLNDLRAGDLLLVMGAGDIETVASDIYQMLREI; encoded by the coding sequence ATGGTCTCATTCGACGCTGGAACCCGAGTGCATTTTATCGGCATTGGCGGCATAAGCATGAGCGCGTTGGCCGAATTGCTCGCCGCACGTGGATGCCTCATATCGGGTTCTGACCGGCAGGATTCACCGCTCATCCGGCGTTTGGAACAACTCGGTATTTCCGTGAGAATTGGACATGCGCGCGATGCCATTGCTGGAGCCGACTGCGTCGTTTACACATCGGCGACGGATTCTGAGAATCCCGAAAGAAAAGCTGCGCGTGAAAAAGGCATTCCCCTGTTGCGCCGCGCCGAATTGCTCGGTCAACTTGTGAATCCACATCCCGCGATATGCGTGGCGGGCACGCATGGCAAGACCACTACAACGGCAATGATCACGACCATGCTCATCGCCGCTGGCTATGACCCAACGGCTCTTGTAGGGGGTGTGATTTCTGGCTGGGAAACTGCGTTGCACATAGGCAATGGCGCGCTCTGGGTGGTAGAAGCCGACGAATACGACCGCTCTTTTTTGACATTAAGACCCAAAATTGCTGTGGTAACAGCACTGGAAGCCGATCACCTCGACTGCTACGAAGATATGAACGACATTCGCGCGACTTTTGAACAATTCATCAATACCCTGCCCAGCGATGGCTGCGCTGTGTTGTGTGCTGACTCTCCCGAGATACGCCTGCTCAATCTCGATAGGCAATACAAAAAAATGACCTTCGGTTTGACAGACGGCGACCTTCGCGCAACAAGTATTGAACAAGACGGTTTTGGGATGGCTTTTGACGTGTTTGAAAAAAATACGCGGTTGGGGCGTACGCGCCTTCAAGTACCGGGCAAACACAATGTAACTAATGCTCTATCGGCACTTGGGGTTGGTGTGTATGTCGGCCTCAATTGGGAAGAAATTTGTGGTGGTATCGAAGCCTTTCGAGGTGTTCATCGCCGATTTGAAATGCTCGGCAAAGCACGGGGTATCGCGGTGATTGATGATTACGCCCATCACCCCACAGAAATTGCTGCCACACTTCAGGCGGCGCGGGCGGGATGGCGCGGTCGCCTTGTAGTCGCTTTTCAACCGCATTTGTACACCCGAACGCGCGATTTTGCACCCGATTTTGCCCGGGTGTTACAACGGGCCGATCGCGTGTGGATCACCGATATTTATCCCGCGCGGGAAGAACCCATTGCGGGCGTTGACGGGAAGTGGCTTGCCGATCAGATTTCCGGAGCAAATTACGCACCTGCGCTAAATGATTTAAAAGCGGCATTATTAAACGACTTGCGTGCTGGAGATCTGCTACTGGTTATGGGTGCTGGAGATATTGAAACAGTTGCCAGCGATATTTACCAAATGCTCAGAGAAATATAA
- the murB gene encoding UDP-N-acetylmuramate dehydrogenase, producing MNDARRDLLAREIQRQCRGKLKRDESLAKHTTFGLGGTADLFFSPADLSDLAIAVPLIKDARLPIFPLGGGTNTLVRDSGFRGLVISLTAGARRIEIGDDEGVIQAGASTQVVSRQCQRAGKTGLEFGCGIPGTIGGAIWGNAGAWGGETMDRVNWLCGIDLRTGREIYLEQSDISFGYRHTDLPADLLIVEAGFRLAEGDPKIIAAEMDRLLAERKDTQPLSNRSSGCIFKNPPGYSAGALIDSAGCKGMSIGAVKVSDVHANFMVNLGGHSTEDVLALIARVQKRVFQIHKIELETEVRILGE from the coding sequence ATGAACGATGCACGACGCGATCTGCTCGCGAGAGAGATTCAACGCCAATGCAGGGGAAAGCTCAAGCGCGATGAATCCCTCGCCAAACACACGACATTTGGGTTGGGTGGTACAGCAGACCTCTTTTTTTCGCCAGCCGATCTCAGCGATTTGGCCATTGCTGTACCCCTGATCAAAGATGCCAGACTTCCGATCTTTCCGCTGGGTGGAGGAACAAATACTCTCGTGCGCGATAGCGGATTTCGCGGGCTGGTCATTTCACTTACAGCGGGCGCGCGACGCATTGAGATTGGAGATGACGAAGGCGTCATACAAGCCGGCGCGAGCACACAGGTAGTATCTCGACAATGCCAGCGGGCAGGCAAAACAGGATTGGAATTTGGATGCGGGATTCCCGGCACCATCGGCGGCGCAATATGGGGCAATGCCGGTGCCTGGGGCGGTGAAACGATGGATCGCGTGAACTGGTTGTGCGGTATTGATCTCAGAACGGGTCGAGAAATTTACCTCGAGCAATCCGATATCTCTTTTGGATATCGACACACAGACTTGCCTGCTGATCTGCTTATTGTCGAAGCCGGGTTCCGACTTGCAGAAGGTGATCCCAAAATTATTGCCGCTGAGATGGATCGCCTGTTGGCAGAACGCAAAGACACACAACCGCTGTCAAACCGCAGTTCAGGGTGCATTTTTAAGAATCCACCAGGGTATTCTGCGGGAGCACTCATCGACAGTGCCGGATGCAAAGGGATGTCGATAGGAGCAGTGAAAGTTTCGGATGTACATGCCAATTTTATGGTCAACCTCGGTGGACATTCCACCGAAGATGTACTCGCGCTAATCGCGCGGGTTCAAAAGCGCGTTTTCCAGATTCACAAAATTGAATTGGAGACAGAAGTAAGAATATTGGGTGAATAA
- a CDS encoding FtsQ-type POTRA domain-containing protein translates to MSEYKPIYISHRSKNIQDAVNTTLYTAPAPQKRPRKLAHWVIVMTLMSLLGVGIQNAYSSLADSDFFLMTHIRVLGNALISEAEVIDLSQLQVGTNLFACDITSVTERVAQHPMVKKVLLHREPPETLVISIEERQPVGLLNTPNGLMGLDESGKIFPLSPAAQVDLPILTGVDLQRDKDGSWASALAKFVTELQIHTPAFWREISEICTDNPHSATVYLVADDLALRMRFANPEKQIQNFRAYTQATSGLGTDLAYIDLRYRDQVIVGKRQ, encoded by the coding sequence ATGTCTGAGTATAAACCAATCTACATATCTCACAGGTCTAAAAATATACAGGATGCGGTGAATACGACCCTGTACACAGCCCCTGCACCGCAGAAGCGGCCCCGAAAACTCGCGCACTGGGTAATTGTTATGACACTGATGAGCCTGCTGGGTGTGGGCATCCAAAATGCCTATTCATCGCTGGCGGATTCAGATTTCTTTCTCATGACACATATTCGGGTCCTCGGCAACGCCCTGATATCTGAAGCTGAAGTCATAGATCTTTCGCAATTGCAGGTGGGTACAAATCTTTTTGCCTGTGACATAACATCTGTAACAGAACGCGTGGCACAGCACCCGATGGTCAAAAAGGTGTTGCTACACAGAGAACCACCGGAAACACTCGTCATTAGTATCGAGGAACGCCAGCCTGTTGGGCTGTTGAACACGCCCAATGGTTTGATGGGGTTGGATGAGTCTGGCAAAATTTTCCCCCTGTCTCCTGCTGCGCAGGTAGATTTACCCATTCTAACAGGTGTTGATTTGCAAAGAGATAAGGATGGATCCTGGGCAAGTGCTCTGGCGAAATTTGTGACGGAATTGCAAATCCACACACCGGCGTTTTGGCGTGAAATTTCAGAAATTTGTACTGACAATCCCCATTCTGCTACGGTTTATCTGGTGGCTGATGATCTGGCCCTCAGAATGCGTTTTGCAAACCCCGAAAAGCAGATTCAGAATTTCCGCGCCTATACTCAGGCCACCTCTGGGCTTGGCACAGACCTCGCGTATATTGATCTGCGCTATAGAGATCAGGTAATTGTGGGCAAGCGGCAGTAG
- the ftsA gene encoding cell division protein FtsA codes for MDRIVGLDIGSTKICVVVAEVEDDGTPKITGLGSSPSQGLKRGVVINVEKTVQSIRTAIEEAQEMSGTRIGAVYAGIAGDHIRSVNTRAVVAVSGPDNEITANDEERAIEAAKAVSIPMDREIVHVLPQSFVVDEQPGIKDPIGMSGVRLEVDVHIVTGAVTSAQNICKSIRRAGVEVVDLVLEPIASSYAVLTPDEEEMGVALVDIGGGTTDLAVFYDGAIRHTAVVGLGGSNVTNDMAIGLRTPWKQAEAMKRESGCALQSLVKPNDMVEVQGVAGRPSRTVSRAKMAEIIEARMEEIFGHINQEIRRTDYADLMGAGIVLTGGGAMLQGCAELAKEIFDLPVAIGKPRGIAGRANAVNEPLYATAVGLVQFGLFHQNGHFIADDGVFRNSTFGRMKNWIRDFF; via the coding sequence ATGGATCGAATTGTTGGACTCGATATTGGCTCCACCAAGATCTGTGTTGTTGTAGCTGAAGTGGAAGATGACGGCACGCCCAAAATTACGGGCCTGGGCAGCAGTCCCTCCCAGGGCCTCAAGCGCGGAGTGGTGATCAATGTGGAAAAAACTGTGCAATCTATCCGCACAGCTATAGAAGAAGCGCAGGAAATGTCGGGCACGCGCATTGGTGCTGTTTATGCGGGCATTGCCGGAGATCATATACGCAGCGTGAATACGCGGGCGGTTGTGGCCGTTTCGGGACCGGACAATGAAATTACGGCCAATGATGAAGAACGCGCGATTGAAGCGGCCAAAGCAGTATCTATTCCCATGGATCGGGAAATTGTTCACGTGCTGCCGCAATCTTTTGTGGTTGACGAGCAGCCCGGTATTAAAGACCCCATTGGCATGTCGGGTGTGAGACTCGAAGTCGATGTACATATTGTAACTGGTGCTGTAACTTCAGCGCAGAATATCTGCAAAAGTATCCGTCGCGCGGGTGTAGAGGTGGTAGATCTGGTACTCGAACCCATTGCTTCGAGTTATGCGGTATTAACACCTGACGAAGAGGAAATGGGCGTGGCACTGGTCGATATAGGAGGTGGCACGACTGATCTCGCGGTGTTTTACGATGGTGCTATTCGCCATACAGCCGTTGTGGGATTGGGAGGGTCAAATGTGACAAATGATATGGCTATTGGTTTGCGCACGCCCTGGAAACAAGCCGAAGCCATGAAACGAGAAAGCGGCTGTGCATTACAATCGCTGGTCAAGCCCAACGATATGGTCGAAGTGCAGGGGGTTGCCGGACGACCTTCTCGCACGGTGTCTCGGGCAAAAATGGCCGAGATTATTGAAGCCCGCATGGAAGAAATTTTTGGACATATAAATCAGGAGATTCGCCGCACCGACTATGCCGACTTAATGGGCGCGGGCATCGTACTCACAGGTGGAGGCGCAATGCTCCAGGGTTGTGCGGAACTGGCCAAAGAAATTTTTGACTTGCCCGTGGCTATTGGCAAACCCCGAGGAATAGCGGGACGGGCCAATGCCGTGAACGAACCGCTTTATGCCACCGCTGTTGGGCTGGTACAATTTGGGCTATTTCACCAAAATGGCCATTTTATAGCCGATGACGGCGTTTTTCGCAATTCAACTTTTGGTCGTATGAAAAACTGGATTCGAGATTTTTTTTAA